TGTACCGCGCCCACGCCGGTGCGCCGGTGCGCGACTTCCAGTACTTCAACCGGCTCAGCGGCTGGACCGCGCTCGGCGACAGCGCACTGGCGGTGTGGACGCGGCCGAACCAGGCCTATCTGCTGGAATTCGCCGGCCCCTGCCAGGACCTGGATTTCGCGCCCAGCATCGCCATCACCCATTTCGGCAGCCAGGTCTCGGCGAAGTTCGACGACGTGCTGGTGCTCGGCGGCGGGCCCGGCGCGATCCGCCTGCCGTGCCGCATCGACAGCATCCGCCCGCTCGACGTCAAGGCGCTGCGCACCTCGGAGAAGGAACTGCGCGAGGCCAAGGTGCAGGAGCGGGCCGGTGGATGAGCCGGGCGCGGCTGCGCCGGCCTGGTCCTATTTCGACTTGGTGCCGTAGTAGAAGCCGGTGGCGGCCGAGACCAGGGTGACCACCGGGCCGAGCAGCACGGCGAAGTCCTTGATGTCCTGCACCCGGATGCCGCCCCAGGCGATCAGGATCAGCAGGCCAGCGACCACGATCCACAGCAGGCCGATCAGCAGGTAGGCGATGTGGCGCCTGGCTTGGTCCTCGTGCGGGCGCGGATCGTAGTCGTTGCCCAGTCGCGGCGCGACGACCGCGGTGTCGCCTGCGTCGGGATCGGTCAGGTCCAGCGTGTCGCTGCTGGCCTCCGGCATGGCCGGGACTGCCTGTGCGGAAATACGGTCTTGCGCTGCCGCGTCCTGGCGTTGCGGGTCTGACATGGTGCGCTTCCTTGTGCGACGTCAGCGATTGTCGCGTTGGGCCTATCTGCGGATGACTTCCCGGATCCGGCTGCCGTCCTCGATCAGGATTTTGCGGTTGGCCGCCTCGTTGTCGGCGAAGAACTTCTCCGCGTTGATCGCCCGGCGCAGCACGTCCACCACGGAGACTTTTTCCTTGGTCGCGAGTTGCTGCAGGAACTCGACCTGCTCGGTCGGCAGGTTGACGGTGATTTTCTTGAAGTCGCTCATGGTCGTTCCGCACGCCGATGACGGGGTGTCCCGACCATCGTAGGTGGCGAAATGCCGTATTTCAACCATATGCGGCATGAACGGGGAGCGGGGGCGCCGGCCTGGCGACCGGTCCCTGCGTCGGGCCTGGCGCGCGACGCTCGTTCAGCCCTGCGGGTCGGGCGCCACGTAGCCGTCGGGCTTGTCGGCGCCGCCCTGGAACAGGAACTTCTCCAGTTCCGTTTCCAGGAACGCGCGATGCTTGGGGTCGCGCGGCGACAGCCGGTTCTCGTTGATCAGCATGGTCTGGTGCGCCAGCCAGGCCTGCCAGCCGGCCTTGCCGATATGCGCGAACACGCGCTTGCCGAGCTCGCCGGGATACGGCACGTAGTCGAGCCCTTCGGCGTCGCGTTGCTGGTACTGGCAGAAGACGGTGCGGGACATGGCAATTCCTGGCGGTGCGTGCGGCGGCGCGCGCTGGCGCGCTAGAGGCCGTCGAGCAGTTTGCGGATCGGTGCGGGCAGCCCCAGCGCCGACAGGTCGGCGCGCGCCACCCAGCGCAGGTCGGCATTGTCGCCCAGGGCATCGCCCATGGCGACCTTGCGCAGGCGCAGCGGCTGCAGGTGCAGGCGGTAATGGCTGAAGGTGTGAACGATCAGCGGCAGTGCTTCGGCGTCGTCGTAGGCGCGCCCGCGCATCCAGCGCGCGTACCAGGCGCGCAGTTCGCTGTCGGTCTCGGCCTGCGGCAGGGTCCACAGCGAGGCCCAGATGCCGGTCGGCGGACGCCGCTGCAGCAGCAGTTCGCCGGCAGCGTTCTCCAGCAGCAGCGCCAGCGCCTCGCGCTCGGGCAGGGTCTTGCCCGGCTTGGGCGTGGGCAGCGCCTCGACCAGGCCGTCGCGGCGCGCCACGCAGTCGTCCTGCAACGGGCACAGCACGCAGGCCGGGTTGGCGCGGGTGCACAGGGTGGCGCCGAAATCCATCTGCGCCTGCGTGTAGTCGGCCATGCGTCCGTCCGGCACGGCGGCCACGTGGTCGTGCGCGAGCGCCCACAGCGGCTTTTCCACCGCTGGCAGGCCGGGGTAGCCGGCGATGCCGTGGTAGCGGGTCAGCACGCGCTTGACGTTGCCGTCGAGGATCGGGAAGCGGTCGTTCCAGGCCTGGCTGAGGATCGCGCCGGCGGTGCTGCGGCCGATGCCGGGCAGCGCGTGCAGGGCCTCGAAATCGCGCGGCAGGTCGCCATCGTGCAGTTCCACGCAGCGCTTGGCGGCGGCATGCAGGTTGCGCGCACGGGCGTAGTAGCCCAGCCCGGCCCATTGCGCCATCACTGCGTCGTTGTCGGCGGCGGCCAGGTCGGGGAGGGTCGGGAAGTGCTGCAGGAAGCGCAGGAAGTAGGGGATGACCACCGCCACCTGGGTCTGCTGCAGCATGATCTCCGACAGCCACACCCGATACGGGCTGCGCGGATGCTGCCAGGGCAGGTCATGGCGCCCGTGGCGGTCGAACCAGGCGAGCAGGCGGGTGGGGAAGGTGTCGGGCTGGCGCATGCTGGCATCTGAGTTCCTTCTCCCTTCGGGAGAAGGTGCCCCGAAGGGGCGGATGAGGGTACGGGCGAAGCCTGGTGCGGTTTGGGTAGTGCGCATGCCGGCATGGCGGGCTTCGCCGTACCCTCACCCCAACCCCCGCTCCGCGCCCCGGCCCGCGCTTGCGGCGCGGGCGCTCCAGGGCACGCGCGCCAGTGGCGCGCAAGCCGTGCCCTGTCGCCCCAGAGGGAGAGGGGCTTCAATCTCAGGCGCCCAGGGCGTCGGGCAGCAACGCGTCGACGAAGGCCTCGGCGTCGAATACGCGCAGGTCTTCGGGGCGCTCGCCGATGCCGGCGAAGCGGATCGGGATGCCGAACTCGCGGGCCAGGGCGAACACCACGCCGCCCTTGGCGGTGCCGTCGAGCTTGGTCACCACCAGGCCGGTGACGCCGACTGCGGCATGGAACTGGCGCAGTTGCGAGAGCGCGTTCTGGCCGGTGGTGCCGTCGATGACCATCAGCACCTCGTGCGGGGCGCTGGCGTCGAGCTTGCCGAGCACGCGGCGGATCTTGCCCAGTTCGTTCATCAGCCCGGTCTGGGTGTGCAGGCGGCCGGCGGTATCGGCGATCAGCACTTCGGTGCCGCGCGCCTTGCCGGCCTGCAGCGCATCGAAGGCCACCGAGGCGGCGTCGGCGTTCTGGCCCTGCGCGATCACGGTGACGCCGTTGCGCTCGCCCCAGGCCTGCAGCTGCGCCACCGCGGCGGCGCGGAAGGTGTCGCCGGCGGCCAGCATCAGGCTGTGGCCTTCGTCCTTGAAGCGCTTGGCCAGCTTGCCGATGGTGGTGGTCTTGCCGACGCCGTTGACGCCGACGGTCAGCACCACGAACGGCTTGGCATTGCGGTCGATCTGCAGCGGCCTGGCCACCGGCTGCAGGATCGCCAGCAGGTCGGCGCGCAGCGCCTGCTGCAGCGCCCTGGCATCGGCGAACTCGCGCGCCTTCATGCGCTTGCGCAGGCTCTCGATCAGCGCGGTGGTGGCGGGGATGCCGACGTCGGCGGTGATCAGCGCGGTCTCGATCTCGTCGAGCAGGTCATCGTCGAGCTTGGGATTGCGCGAGAACAGGCTGCCGACGCTGCGCGCGAAGCTGCTGTTGCGCAGCCGTTCGCGCCAACCGGGCTTGCCGGCCGGCGCGGCAGGCAGCGCGTCGCTGCGGACCAGGTCGGCGTCGGCGGCGGGTACGGACGCGGTGGCCGGTGCTGGAGCCGCGGGGGCGGGCGTTGGCGTCGGCACGCTCGGTGCCGGTGCGGCGGCCGGCGCCGGCACATAGGCCTGCGGCGGCGGCGTGGGCGCTGCGGGCGGAAGCGGCGTCGGTTGCGGCTGCGGGACCGCGACCGGGGCCGACGCCTGCACGGGATGTTCGGCGACCGGCGCGGACGCCGGCTGCGGTGTGGCGGCGGGTGCGGGAGCGGCGGGCGCTGCCTCAGCGGCAGGCGGCGCCGACGGCGCAGGCGCAGCGGGCTCGGCGCTTGCCGGCTTGGGGAAGGCGGCGGCCAGTTCCTCGATGCTGTAGCGCTGGGTGCGGCTCTCGCCGGCGTTGTCCTGGGGCTTGTTGCGGCGGAATAGGCTGACCATGGATGACGCGTGGACCGGAAACAAAGAATGCTACCACTTGCGACCTGAGCGGCCGGTGCAGCGGGGCTGGCTGGGGTGGTTGGCGGGGTGGGATTTTGTGCGCCGTGAACGTGTGCGCGTGCATTGGCGCGGCGCTTGCCCCATCACCGGATCAGCTGCGACCGGGCATCTCTGGTGCGGCAAGGTCACAGCGTAGGTGCGGAAGTTTCATGGCATTTCGATGCGATCGGCTGCGCCGGACCCTCACCCCAACCCCTCTCCCGGGGGGAGAGGGGCTCTGCATTCGTAGCGCCGCGATCTCAACGCCCGCATTCAGCAAAAAACGATTCCCCAATCCCCATTCCCCATTCCCAGCTCTTCACAGCTTGCCCTTCATGGACCGATAGTCGCGCGGGGTCATGCCGACGGTGGCCTTGAACTGGCGGGCGAAGGCGCTCTGGTCGGCGAAGCCGCACAGCTGGCCGATGCTGGCGATGCTGTCGTCGCCGTGCAGCAGGCGCATCGCCGCTTCGATGCGCATCTTGGTCAGCAGTTGCTGCGGGGTCAGCTGGAACACGCGGCGGAAGTGCCGCTCCAGTTGCGCCACCGACAGTTCGGCCAGGTCGGCCAGGGTCTGCACGCGCAGGTTGTCGCCGTAGTGCGCCTGCATGTGTTCCATGGCGCGGCTGATGCGCTCGTAGGCGGAATGGCGGCTGTCCGGCTGGCCCAGGTCGCGGGAGATGCCGACCACGCCGATCACGTCCTCGCCCTCGCATAGCGGGCGCTTGAAGGTCAGGCACCAGCCGGGGGTGCGGTTCGGGAACAGGTGCACTTCCAACTGGTTCTCGATCACCTCGCCGCACAGCACGCGCCGGTCCTGCATCAGGTAGCTGCCGCCCAGCGGCAGCGGGAACACGTCCGCGGCCGACTTGCCGATCAGATCGGCGCGGTATTTCTTGCCCAGTCGCCGCACCAGGGTCAGGTTGACGTGGGTGTAGCGGCCGTCGCGGTCCTTCACGAAGAACACCACGTCCGGCAGGGCGTCGAACAGCGTCTGCAGTTCCAGTGCCGAAATCAGAGTGTCCATGGCGTTCACCTGCGGAAGTGGGCGGCGGTGCGGGCGCGCCGCCGCGCGTCCCCCGAAT
This genomic stretch from Xanthomonas sacchari harbors:
- a CDS encoding DUF6491 family protein gives rise to the protein MKRLLLSSLLATAMLAGCATNRLSDDERLTLYRAHAGAPVRDFQYFNRLSGWTALGDSALAVWTRPNQAYLLEFAGPCQDLDFAPSIAITHFGSQVSAKFDDVLVLGGGPGAIRLPCRIDSIRPLDVKALRTSEKELREAKVQERAGG
- a CDS encoding CopG family transcriptional regulator, translating into MSDFKKITVNLPTEQVEFLQQLATKEKVSVVDVLRRAINAEKFFADNEAANRKILIEDGSRIREVIRR
- a CDS encoding oxidative damage protection protein — protein: MSRTVFCQYQQRDAEGLDYVPYPGELGKRVFAHIGKAGWQAWLAHQTMLINENRLSPRDPKHRAFLETELEKFLFQGGADKPDGYVAPDPQG
- the mutY gene encoding A/G-specific adenine glycosylase; the protein is MRQPDTFPTRLLAWFDRHGRHDLPWQHPRSPYRVWLSEIMLQQTQVAVVIPYFLRFLQHFPTLPDLAAADNDAVMAQWAGLGYYARARNLHAAAKRCVELHDGDLPRDFEALHALPGIGRSTAGAILSQAWNDRFPILDGNVKRVLTRYHGIAGYPGLPAVEKPLWALAHDHVAAVPDGRMADYTQAQMDFGATLCTRANPACVLCPLQDDCVARRDGLVEALPTPKPGKTLPEREALALLLENAAGELLLQRRPPTGIWASLWTLPQAETDSELRAWYARWMRGRAYDDAEALPLIVHTFSHYRLHLQPLRLRKVAMGDALGDNADLRWVARADLSALGLPAPIRKLLDGL
- the ftsY gene encoding signal recognition particle-docking protein FtsY, translated to MVSLFRRNKPQDNAGESRTQRYSIEELAAAFPKPASAEPAAPAPSAPPAAEAAPAAPAPAATPQPASAPVAEHPVQASAPVAVPQPQPTPLPPAAPTPPPQAYVPAPAAAPAPSVPTPTPAPAAPAPATASVPAADADLVRSDALPAAPAGKPGWRERLRNSSFARSVGSLFSRNPKLDDDLLDEIETALITADVGIPATTALIESLRKRMKAREFADARALQQALRADLLAILQPVARPLQIDRNAKPFVVLTVGVNGVGKTTTIGKLAKRFKDEGHSLMLAAGDTFRAAAVAQLQAWGERNGVTVIAQGQNADAASVAFDALQAGKARGTEVLIADTAGRLHTQTGLMNELGKIRRVLGKLDASAPHEVLMVIDGTTGQNALSQLRQFHAAVGVTGLVVTKLDGTAKGGVVFALAREFGIPIRFAGIGERPEDLRVFDAEAFVDALLPDALGA
- a CDS encoding AraC family transcriptional regulator encodes the protein MDTLISALELQTLFDALPDVVFFVKDRDGRYTHVNLTLVRRLGKKYRADLIGKSAADVFPLPLGGSYLMQDRRVLCGEVIENQLEVHLFPNRTPGWCLTFKRPLCEGEDVIGVVGISRDLGQPDSRHSAYERISRAMEHMQAHYGDNLRVQTLADLAELSVAQLERHFRRVFQLTPQQLLTKMRIEAAMRLLHGDDSIASIGQLCGFADQSAFARQFKATVGMTPRDYRSMKGKL